From a single Candidatus Methylomirabilota bacterium genomic region:
- a CDS encoding GspH/FimT family pseudopilin codes for MRIRGERGVTLIELGAVLALLAVGVGLAAPAVGALGRVTETFRANGAAGDLYAAVHATRARARATGVMHALVIERDGHAFRIVENPGRQARTVVGPHALVDGVVSSGNTTIRFSPKGFAVPFGTLTVRAGGEVRRVIINILGRVRIATGELPR; via the coding sequence ATGCGGATCCGGGGGGAACGCGGCGTCACGCTGATCGAGCTGGGCGCCGTGCTCGCCCTGCTGGCGGTCGGCGTCGGCCTCGCCGCCCCGGCCGTCGGGGCGCTCGGTCGCGTCACCGAGACCTTCCGGGCGAACGGCGCGGCGGGAGACCTCTATGCCGCCGTCCACGCAACCCGGGCGCGCGCCCGCGCCACCGGGGTGATGCACGCGCTCGTCATCGAGCGCGATGGTCACGCGTTCCGGATCGTCGAGAATCCCGGCCGACAGGCGCGCACCGTGGTCGGCCCGCATGCCCTGGTGGACGGGGTCGTCAGCTCGGGAAACACCACCATTCGCTTCTCGCCGAAGGGCTTCGCGGTGCCCTTCGGTACGCTCACCGTCCGCGCCGGCGGCGAGGTCCGGCGCGTCATCATCAACATTCTCGGGCGCGTGCGGATCGCCACCGGCGAGCTGCCGCGCTGA